A window of the Synechococcus sp. LTW-R genome harbors these coding sequences:
- the psb28 gene encoding photosystem II reaction center protein Psb28, with the protein MAAIQFFPGVDEPVVPDIRMTRSRDGRTGQAIFIFDQPQALSPESMADIGGMYMVDEEGQMVTRDVNAKFVNGKPAGLEATYTWKTTDDFERFMRFAERYAQANDLGFAQKKNEDAGEGDAN; encoded by the coding sequence ATGGCCGCGATCCAGTTTTTCCCCGGTGTGGATGAGCCGGTCGTGCCCGACATCCGGATGACCCGTTCGCGCGATGGCCGCACCGGCCAGGCGATCTTCATCTTTGACCAGCCCCAGGCCCTCTCCCCCGAGAGCATGGCCGACATCGGCGGCATGTACATGGTCGATGAAGAGGGCCAAATGGTGACCCGCGATGTCAATGCGAAGTTCGTCAATGGCAAGCCGGCCGGCCTAGAGGCCACTTACACCTGGAAAACCACCGACGACTTCGAGCGCTTCATGCGTTTTGCGGAGCGCTACGCCCAGGCCAATGACCTGGGCTTTGCCCAGAAGAAGAACGAGGACGCCGGCGAAGGGGACGCCAACTGA
- the mnmH gene encoding tRNA 2-selenouridine(34) synthase MnmH: protein MADRQSIEAFLQSQGPVVDVRAPAEFEKGHIPGAKNLPLFSDLERAEVGTTYKQVGRTAAVQLGLSLVGPKLALLGETLQEWSSQSPGQPLRIHCWRGGMRSGSMAWLAETLNLQAMVLEGGYKSYRRWVLELMEQPWPIHLLGGRTGTGKTDLLLALAERGVAIVDLEGLAHHRGSSFGGLGLPAQPSTEAFENRIAAVLNEQRAAPQIWLEAESVQVGRCRIPAGLWRQMQAAPLLEITRPVAERLDQLVEVYGVQDPDALAEATQRIARRLGPQRTTTALEAIAVRDWHGACAQMLDYYDRCYDHELERHGQEESLTPPERRDLAGLSATAAADQLIASGLATRSAKQHH from the coding sequence ATGGCTGACCGGCAATCCATCGAGGCCTTCCTGCAAAGCCAAGGTCCCGTCGTGGATGTCCGTGCTCCCGCGGAATTCGAAAAGGGACACATCCCGGGCGCCAAGAACCTGCCACTGTTCAGCGACCTCGAGCGCGCCGAAGTCGGAACGACCTACAAGCAGGTCGGGCGGACCGCAGCGGTGCAGCTGGGGCTCTCCCTGGTGGGGCCGAAATTGGCCCTCCTTGGCGAGACCCTTCAGGAGTGGAGCAGCCAGAGCCCAGGCCAACCCTTGAGGATCCACTGCTGGCGGGGGGGCATGCGTTCAGGGAGCATGGCCTGGCTCGCCGAGACCCTCAATCTCCAGGCCATGGTCCTGGAGGGCGGCTACAAGAGCTACCGCCGCTGGGTTCTGGAGCTGATGGAGCAGCCCTGGCCGATCCATCTGCTGGGGGGACGCACGGGAACCGGCAAAACAGACCTTCTGCTGGCACTCGCAGAACGGGGGGTGGCCATCGTGGACCTGGAGGGACTCGCCCATCACCGCGGCAGCAGCTTTGGCGGCCTGGGCCTACCCGCCCAACCGAGCACGGAGGCCTTTGAGAATCGGATCGCGGCGGTGCTGAACGAGCAGCGCGCGGCACCCCAGATCTGGCTTGAAGCGGAAAGTGTTCAAGTGGGCCGCTGCCGGATCCCAGCCGGACTCTGGCGGCAGATGCAAGCAGCACCACTGCTGGAAATCACACGCCCCGTGGCGGAGCGTCTCGATCAGCTGGTGGAGGTCTACGGCGTCCAGGACCCGGACGCCCTGGCTGAAGCCACCCAACGCATCGCCCGGCGCCTGGGCCCGCAACGCACCACGACGGCCCTGGAGGCGATCGCCGTGCGGGACTGGCATGGGGCCTGCGCCCAAATGCTCGATTACTACGACCGCTGCTACGACCATGAGCTGGAGCGCCATGGCCAAGAGGAGTCCCTGACGCCACCGGAACGGCGTGATTTAGCGGGGCTCTCGGCGACGGCGGCCGCAGACCAGCTGATCGCGAGCGGTCTTGCCACCAGATCGGCCAAGCAGCATCACTAG
- a CDS encoding GUN4 domain-containing protein, with translation MLSGPPVTTTLSADQLIERFVSSAPRQRRSLLPQVLKRSSECRPLIADQIDRWDATGDDWACGTLIQLLVSEEDALSQSFWSRYSEGWLAVTSGQGLNYTPLQLALIRQDFEEADRLTSEHLRQLAGPAAEKRGYVYYSEVPPMASVDLESLDRLWVTFSQARFGFSVQLRLLRSLGNRWEQLWPRIGWKQAGLWTRYPKAFTWSLEAPEGHMPLVNQLRGVRLMDALLSHPGVQQRVPS, from the coding sequence ATGCTTTCTGGTCCACCCGTCACCACCACGCTCAGCGCTGACCAGTTGATTGAGCGCTTCGTCAGCAGCGCTCCGCGTCAGCGTCGCTCGCTGCTGCCGCAAGTTCTGAAGCGCAGCAGTGAATGCCGCCCCTTGATCGCCGACCAGATCGACCGCTGGGATGCCACGGGAGACGACTGGGCCTGCGGCACCTTGATCCAGCTCCTGGTCTCTGAAGAGGACGCCCTCTCCCAATCTTTCTGGTCCCGCTACTCCGAAGGTTGGCTAGCCGTCACCAGCGGCCAAGGGCTGAACTACACCCCTCTGCAGCTGGCGCTGATCCGCCAGGACTTTGAGGAAGCGGACCGTCTAACTAGCGAGCACCTCCGCCAGCTGGCCGGGCCTGCCGCCGAGAAGCGCGGCTACGTCTACTACTCCGAGGTCCCGCCCATGGCCTCCGTTGACCTCGAATCCCTCGATCGCCTCTGGGTGACCTTCTCCCAGGCCCGCTTTGGCTTCTCCGTTCAATTGCGTCTGCTGCGCAGTTTGGGCAATCGCTGGGAGCAGCTTTGGCCGCGGATTGGCTGGAAGCAGGCGGGACTCTGGACCCGCTACCCCAAAGCCTTCACCTGGTCGTTGGAGGCCCCGGAGGGTCATATGCCCCTGGTCAATCAGTTGCGCGGCGTGCGCCTGATGGATGCCTTGCTCTCCCATCCCGGGGTGCAACAACGCGTTCCGTCCTGA
- a CDS encoding ATP-binding protein translates to MALRWADFITPSTLQLAPLLELLLEPIQTAEQLATLQLGLQEVLVNAVRHGNGNDPLKCVRVRRILTPRWCVFQVQDEGPGVPPQARLAALPERLDALSGRGFFLIHQCFDDVRWSRRGNRVQVALRRA, encoded by the coding sequence ATGGCGCTGCGTTGGGCTGACTTCATCACCCCATCAACCCTGCAACTGGCTCCGCTGCTGGAGCTGTTGCTGGAGCCGATTCAAACGGCCGAGCAGTTGGCCACGCTCCAGCTCGGGCTCCAAGAGGTCTTGGTGAATGCCGTCCGGCACGGCAACGGCAATGACCCGCTGAAGTGTGTGCGCGTTCGCCGGATCCTGACCCCCCGCTGGTGCGTCTTTCAGGTGCAGGACGAGGGACCAGGGGTTCCGCCTCAAGCACGCTTAGCGGCCCTTCCCGAACGCCTCGATGCCCTGAGCGGTCGCGGTTTCTTTCTGATCCACCAGTGCTTTGACGATGTGCGCTGGAGCCGCCGCGGCAACCGGGTTCAGGTGGCGCTGCGCCGGGCCTAG
- a CDS encoding DUF6439 family protein: MQAHQAKQNPKEWPLESQQLAQALHQKLAIGNQDWHALKGQPQRRAAEQLVAALVLLLDAENSPAAATVSPQRLEATALVEHALGWLTGERKDPGCPSHGH, translated from the coding sequence GTGCAGGCTCATCAGGCAAAGCAAAATCCAAAGGAATGGCCCCTGGAGAGTCAGCAGCTGGCGCAAGCGCTGCACCAGAAGCTCGCGATCGGCAACCAGGACTGGCATGCCCTGAAAGGACAGCCCCAACGACGGGCGGCCGAGCAACTGGTGGCAGCACTCGTGTTGCTCCTCGACGCGGAGAACAGTCCCGCGGCGGCCACCGTTAGCCCACAGCGACTGGAAGCGACCGCACTGGTGGAACATGCCCTGGGTTGGCTGACCGGAGAGCGCAAAGACCCGGGCTGCCCGAGCCACGGCCACTAG
- a CDS encoding copper-binding protein, which produces MSNPFKVRWLMGWTFQTVLMEGGVQVEARGFGICLRTPLRHGESPIAAADRLVLAEDRRRRALHAAWLRGERLAPASADQGVEGLELDPNAAPAEQSLIQVAA; this is translated from the coding sequence ATGAGCAATCCCTTCAAGGTGCGATGGCTGATGGGCTGGACCTTCCAGACCGTGCTGATGGAAGGGGGCGTTCAAGTGGAAGCCCGCGGCTTTGGGATCTGCCTACGCACCCCTCTACGCCACGGTGAAAGCCCGATCGCAGCCGCGGACCGGTTGGTCCTTGCCGAGGATCGCCGCCGCCGCGCTCTTCATGCCGCATGGCTTCGTGGAGAGCGGCTGGCCCCGGCCAGCGCCGATCAGGGCGTTGAAGGGTTGGAGCTGGATCCAAACGCAGCACCCGCCGAGCAGTCCTTGATCCAGGTCGCGGCGTAG
- a CDS encoding class I SAM-dependent methyltransferase gives MADAVTKLAYEALQQGKSLVGVAHKEISTRLMELVAPDGAPKTLPIPPEMLRGLQASHKALLDVDWQEAEAGLYPTSLLFDAPWGDWAARYPLVWLDMPSTWARRSERNVRDLPTNVEQENYPDYYLQNFHHQTDGYLSDHSASLYDLQVEILFNGTADPMRRRVIKPLLQGLRAFEGRPASALRVLDVATGTGRTLHQLRAALPKAQLCGLDLSSSYLRQANRWLSQRPTELPQLVQGNAEAMPFAEGSMQGVTCVFLMHELPAEARQAVINDCFRVLEPGGVLVLADSVQLADSPQFEVAMDNFRRVFHEPYYRDYIADDIDARLSAAGFSGIRAQSHLMTRVWTATKP, from the coding sequence ATGGCTGACGCCGTCACCAAGCTCGCCTATGAGGCCCTGCAACAGGGCAAGAGCCTGGTCGGGGTCGCCCACAAGGAGATCAGCACCCGCTTGATGGAACTGGTCGCCCCGGACGGCGCGCCTAAAACCCTGCCCATCCCACCCGAGATGCTGCGGGGCCTCCAGGCCTCCCATAAAGCGTTGTTAGACGTGGATTGGCAGGAGGCTGAAGCCGGCCTTTATCCAACCTCCCTGCTCTTTGACGCCCCTTGGGGCGATTGGGCCGCCCGCTATCCCCTGGTCTGGCTGGATATGCCGAGCACCTGGGCCAGGCGCTCGGAGCGGAATGTGCGTGATCTGCCCACCAACGTCGAGCAGGAGAACTATCCCGATTACTACCTGCAGAACTTCCACCACCAAACCGATGGCTATCTGAGCGACCACTCGGCATCGCTCTACGACCTGCAGGTGGAAATCCTCTTCAATGGCACCGCAGACCCGATGCGCCGTCGCGTGATCAAGCCTCTGCTGCAGGGGCTGCGCGCGTTTGAAGGACGTCCAGCCAGTGCGCTGCGGGTCTTGGACGTTGCCACAGGCACTGGACGCACCTTGCACCAACTGCGAGCGGCCCTGCCCAAGGCCCAACTGTGCGGCCTGGACTTGTCCTCTTCCTATCTGCGCCAAGCCAACCGTTGGCTCTCCCAACGCCCTACGGAACTGCCCCAGCTGGTGCAGGGCAATGCCGAAGCGATGCCCTTCGCCGAAGGAAGCATGCAGGGGGTGACCTGTGTCTTCTTGATGCACGAGCTGCCCGCGGAGGCGCGTCAAGCCGTGATCAACGACTGCTTCCGCGTGCTCGAACCGGGTGGTGTCCTGGTGCTGGCCGATTCCGTCCAACTGGCCGACTCACCGCAATTTGAAGTGGCGATGGACAACTTCCGCCGCGTCTTCCATGAGCCCTACTACCGGGATTACATCGCCGATGACATCGATGCGCGCCTCAGCGCTGCGGGCTTTAGCGGGATTCGGGCTCAATCCCATCTGATGACACGCGTCTGGACTGCCACCAAGCCCTGA
- the glnA gene encoding type I glutamate--ammonia ligase, whose amino-acid sequence MAKTAQDVLRQIKDEGIELIDLKFIDLHGKWQHLTVTPDLVEEEAFTEGVAFDGSSIRGWKAINESDMAMVPDPNTAWIDPFYGHKTLSLICSIQEPRSGKPYSRCPRALAQKALDYLGSTGLADTAYFGPEPEFFVFDDVRYKSANGSSFYSVDSIENPWNTDRVEEGGNLANKIQLKEGYFPVAPNDTLQDMRTEMLLTMGSLGVPIEKHHHEVATSQHELGMKFAELITAADNVMIYKYVVRNVAKKYGKTATFMPKPIFADNGSGMHVHQSIWKNGDTLMWGDGTYANLSQTARWYIGGLLKHAPSFLAFTNPTTNSYKRLVPGFEAPVNLVYSQGNRSAAVRIPLTGSNPKAKRLEFRSGDALANPYLGFAAMLMAGIDGIKNQIDPGNGTDVDLFELPAEELAKISTVPASLNGSLEALKADHEYLLAGGVFTEDFIDNWIALKYEEVQQLRQRPHPHEFTMYYDA is encoded by the coding sequence ATGGCCAAGACCGCCCAGGACGTCCTCCGTCAGATCAAGGACGAAGGCATTGAACTGATCGACCTGAAGTTCATTGATCTCCACGGCAAGTGGCAGCACCTCACGGTCACCCCTGACCTGGTGGAAGAGGAAGCCTTCACCGAGGGCGTGGCCTTTGATGGCTCTTCGATCCGCGGCTGGAAAGCCATCAACGAGTCGGACATGGCCATGGTGCCCGACCCGAACACCGCCTGGATCGACCCCTTCTACGGCCACAAGACCCTCAGCCTGATCTGCTCGATTCAGGAGCCCCGCAGCGGCAAGCCCTACTCCCGCTGCCCGCGGGCCCTGGCCCAAAAGGCCCTGGACTATCTGGGTTCCACCGGCCTCGCCGACACCGCTTACTTCGGTCCCGAGCCCGAATTCTTCGTTTTCGACGACGTCCGCTACAAGAGCGCGAACGGTTCAAGCTTCTACAGCGTCGACTCGATCGAGAACCCCTGGAACACGGATCGGGTTGAAGAGGGCGGCAACCTCGCCAACAAGATCCAACTGAAGGAGGGCTACTTCCCCGTCGCCCCCAACGACACCCTTCAGGACATGAGGACCGAGATGCTCCTCACCATGGGCTCCCTGGGGGTTCCCATTGAGAAGCACCACCACGAGGTGGCCACCTCGCAGCACGAGCTCGGTATGAAATTCGCCGAGCTGATCACCGCGGCCGACAACGTGATGATCTACAAGTACGTCGTGCGCAACGTTGCCAAGAAGTACGGCAAAACTGCCACGTTCATGCCCAAGCCGATCTTTGCCGACAACGGCAGCGGCATGCACGTCCACCAGAGCATCTGGAAGAATGGCGACACCCTGATGTGGGGCGACGGCACCTACGCCAACCTGTCCCAGACCGCCCGTTGGTACATCGGCGGCCTGCTGAAGCACGCCCCGAGCTTCCTGGCTTTCACCAACCCCACCACCAACAGCTACAAGCGCCTGGTGCCAGGCTTCGAGGCGCCCGTGAATCTGGTGTACTCCCAGGGCAACCGTTCCGCCGCCGTCCGCATCCCGCTGACCGGGTCGAACCCCAAGGCCAAGCGCTTGGAGTTCCGCTCCGGCGACGCCCTCGCCAACCCCTACCTGGGCTTTGCCGCCATGCTCATGGCCGGCATCGACGGCATCAAGAACCAGATCGATCCCGGTAACGGCACCGACGTCGACCTCTTCGAGCTGCCCGCCGAGGAACTGGCGAAGATCTCCACCGTCCCCGCCTCCCTCAACGGCTCCCTCGAAGCCCTGAAGGCCGACCACGAATACCTGCTGGCCGGTGGCGTCTTCACCGAAGACTTCATCGACAACTGGATCGCACTGAAGTACGAGGAGGTGCAGCAGCTGCGTCAGCGGCCCCACCCCCACGAATTCACCATGTACTACGACGCCTGA
- a CDS encoding allophycocyanin subunit beta has product MRDAITGLIGRYDQLGRYLDGSALDRIATYYSEAALRLAAVELINCEAAEIVREASQRLWQADPELLLPGGNAYTTRRWAACLRDMDYFLRYASYALVADDSTILNERVLNGLDDTYKSLGVPTGPTVRSIALMADVVSEKLLDAGAASADAINAVVRAPFEHLCRGLGATNVRAR; this is encoded by the coding sequence ATGCGTGATGCCATCACCGGTCTGATCGGCCGTTACGACCAGCTGGGTCGTTATCTCGATGGGTCGGCCCTCGACCGCATCGCCACCTATTACTCCGAGGCTGCCCTGCGCCTGGCCGCCGTCGAGCTGATTAACTGCGAAGCCGCTGAGATCGTCCGTGAAGCGAGCCAGCGTCTCTGGCAGGCCGATCCTGAGCTCCTCCTCCCCGGGGGGAATGCCTACACCACCCGTCGGTGGGCGGCTTGCCTGCGGGACATGGACTACTTCTTGCGCTACGCCAGCTACGCGCTGGTCGCCGACGACAGCACGATCCTCAACGAGCGCGTTCTCAACGGCCTCGATGACACCTACAAAAGCCTGGGTGTCCCCACTGGCCCCACCGTTCGCAGCATCGCCCTGATGGCCGACGTGGTCTCCGAGAAGTTGCTCGATGCTGGCGCCGCCAGTGCCGATGCGATCAACGCCGTTGTCCGTGCTCCCTTTGAGCATCTCTGCCGCGGTCTCGGTGCGACGAACGTCCGTGCCCGCTGA
- a CDS encoding alanine--glyoxylate aminotransferase family protein, which translates to MSDRHRLSLAPIDTPERLLLGPGPSNAHPTVLEALSRSPIGHLDPLYVALMGEVQELLRYIWQTDNRLTLPMSGTGSAAMEATIANIVEPGDTVLVAVKGYFGLRLKDMAGRYRANVQTIEKPWGEAFSLEEIEAGLKQHKPKVLAMVHAETSTGVCQPMEGIGDLCRQHDCLLLLDTVTSLGAVPLYLDDWKVDLAYSCSQKGLSCPPGLGPFSMGPRAEEKLAARSGKVPNWYLDVSLLNQYWGSDRVYHHTAPVNMNFGMREALRLIAKEGLENVWSRHRSNAERLWSGLERLGLEPHVPLELRLPTLTTVRIPEGVDGKAFTTHLLNKHGIEVGGGLGALAGKVWRIGLMGYNSREENVDLLLNLLEQELPAFRSSAPAVAAAVA; encoded by the coding sequence GTGTCTGACCGGCATCGGCTGTCGCTTGCTCCGATTGACACTCCGGAGCGTCTGCTGTTGGGACCCGGCCCCTCCAACGCCCATCCCACCGTTCTGGAGGCCCTGAGCCGCTCTCCGATCGGCCACTTGGACCCCCTCTATGTGGCCCTGATGGGTGAAGTCCAGGAGTTGCTTCGCTACATCTGGCAAACCGACAACCGCCTGACCCTGCCGATGAGCGGCACTGGCTCGGCGGCGATGGAGGCCACGATCGCCAACATCGTTGAACCGGGCGACACCGTTCTGGTTGCGGTCAAGGGCTATTTCGGCCTGCGTTTGAAGGACATGGCCGGCCGCTACCGGGCCAATGTTCAGACCATCGAGAAGCCCTGGGGTGAAGCCTTCAGCCTCGAGGAGATCGAAGCCGGCCTGAAGCAGCACAAGCCCAAGGTCCTGGCGATGGTGCACGCCGAAACCTCCACGGGCGTTTGTCAGCCGATGGAGGGCATCGGTGATCTCTGCCGTCAGCACGACTGCCTCCTGCTGCTGGACACGGTGACCTCCCTGGGCGCTGTTCCCCTCTACCTGGATGACTGGAAGGTTGATCTCGCCTACAGCTGCAGCCAGAAAGGACTGAGCTGCCCTCCAGGTCTGGGTCCCTTCTCCATGGGTCCCCGTGCTGAGGAGAAGCTCGCCGCCCGCAGCGGCAAGGTGCCCAACTGGTACCTGGATGTCAGCCTCTTGAACCAGTACTGGGGAAGCGATCGTGTGTACCACCACACCGCCCCGGTGAACATGAACTTCGGCATGCGGGAAGCTCTCCGCTTGATCGCTAAAGAGGGTCTTGAGAACGTCTGGTCTCGCCATCGCAGCAACGCCGAGCGTCTCTGGTCCGGACTGGAGCGCCTGGGCCTTGAGCCCCACGTGCCGCTCGAGCTGCGTCTGCCCACCTTGACCACCGTTCGCATCCCCGAAGGTGTGGATGGCAAGGCCTTCACCACCCACCTGCTGAACAAGCACGGCATCGAAGTGGGCGGTGGCCTGGGTGCGCTGGCTGGAAAGGTTTGGCGGATTGGCCTGATGGGTTACAACAGCCGCGAAGAGAACGTCGACCTGCTGCTCAACCTCCTCGAGCAGGAGTTGCCGGCTTTCCGTTCTTCTGCTCCTGCCGTTGCAGCCGCCGTTGCCTGA
- a CDS encoding nucleoside deaminase, translating into MGRLLRRAAQVGEIGEIPVAAVVLDEEGRAVGWGVNRRQREQRPLGHAELMALEQAARLRGDWRFNGCSLIVTLEPCPMCAGALVQARMGRVIFGAHDAKRGALGGCLNLATDPSAHHHMEVVGGVLEPDCRSALERWFRQRRLQRQEQKNGKPATPARGG; encoded by the coding sequence ATGGGACGCCTGCTGCGCCGCGCCGCGCAGGTGGGGGAGATCGGCGAGATCCCTGTCGCCGCCGTTGTTCTGGATGAAGAGGGACGGGCCGTGGGCTGGGGGGTGAATCGCCGGCAACGGGAGCAACGTCCCCTGGGGCACGCCGAGCTGATGGCCCTCGAGCAGGCGGCGCGGCTGAGGGGGGACTGGCGCTTCAATGGCTGCAGCCTGATCGTGACGCTGGAACCCTGTCCGATGTGTGCCGGGGCCCTCGTGCAAGCCCGCATGGGGCGGGTGATTTTTGGGGCCCACGATGCCAAGCGCGGCGCCCTGGGGGGATGCCTCAACTTGGCAACCGACCCCAGCGCCCATCACCACATGGAAGTCGTGGGGGGCGTGCTGGAGCCGGACTGCCGCAGTGCGCTAGAGCGCTGGTTCAGGCAACGGCGGCTGCAACGGCAGGAGCAGAAGAACGGAAAGCCGGCAACTCCTGCTCGAGGAGGTTGA
- a CDS encoding pyridoxal-dependent decarboxylase translates to MTADRPGPLAHLDPSQPPRSLVCFPDPLRDDPALEAFLQQASDRLCQWWAGSEQRSPLPLLSVLPEAAPLQQGLSPDALLEDLQLVMDGAYNPAHPGAMAHLDPPPLTASVAADLVCAGLNNNLLAEELSPSLSRLERSLTTWMAEQLGLGETAGGVAASGGSLSNLMALVVARHQAGLASRQDLSVFCSADAHVSISKALMVMGLPKGCLQAIETDAEGRLSCEALAEGLLAAERAGRAVLAVVATAGTTVRGAIDPLAAISDLCRRHGVWLHVDGAIGAVFGLSQSHSQLVPDLDRADSLTVNPQKLLGITKTSSLLLLKRPELLAACFGTGLPYMEPSWADAHGGECGLQGTRPAEILKLWLGLRQLGRDGIESLLQGALDRRAELQRQLSVLPLTLRSGPLHLLAFTPSHLEAHEAEAWSVQTRQRLLEQQLMLSRPFYAGRHHLKAVLGNPNTRSTDLAAVASVIQDSLLP, encoded by the coding sequence ATGACCGCTGACCGCCCAGGGCCATTGGCTCACCTCGATCCGAGCCAGCCGCCGCGCAGCCTTGTCTGCTTTCCGGATCCCCTGCGGGATGATCCGGCCCTTGAAGCTTTTCTGCAGCAGGCCAGCGATCGGCTCTGTCAATGGTGGGCCGGTTCGGAGCAGCGCTCGCCCCTGCCCCTGCTGAGCGTTCTGCCGGAGGCGGCTCCGCTGCAACAGGGCTTGAGCCCTGATGCTCTGCTCGAGGACCTACAGCTGGTGATGGATGGGGCCTACAACCCCGCACACCCCGGTGCCATGGCCCATTTGGATCCGCCACCGTTGACCGCTTCAGTCGCGGCGGATTTGGTCTGTGCAGGCCTGAACAACAATTTGCTGGCCGAGGAACTTTCCCCCAGCCTCTCGCGTCTGGAACGCAGCCTGACCACCTGGATGGCCGAGCAGCTGGGCCTGGGTGAGACCGCCGGTGGCGTCGCCGCCAGCGGGGGCAGCTTGAGCAACTTGATGGCTCTCGTTGTGGCCCGGCACCAAGCAGGCCTGGCTTCAAGGCAAGACCTGAGCGTCTTCTGCAGCGCTGATGCCCACGTCTCCATCAGCAAGGCCTTGATGGTGATGGGCTTGCCCAAAGGGTGTCTGCAGGCCATTGAGACCGATGCGGAGGGGCGTCTCTCCTGTGAGGCCCTCGCCGAAGGCCTGCTGGCGGCAGAGCGTGCCGGCCGCGCCGTGCTCGCCGTGGTCGCCACCGCCGGCACCACCGTCCGTGGCGCGATTGATCCCCTGGCCGCTATTTCGGACCTCTGCCGTCGCCATGGCGTTTGGCTTCATGTCGACGGTGCGATCGGTGCTGTCTTTGGCTTGAGCCAGAGCCACAGCCAGTTGGTGCCTGACCTTGATCGGGCCGATTCCCTCACGGTGAATCCCCAAAAGCTCCTGGGGATCACCAAAACCTCCTCCCTGCTTCTGCTGAAGCGTCCGGAGCTGTTGGCGGCTTGTTTTGGCACCGGCTTGCCCTACATGGAACCCAGTTGGGCCGACGCCCATGGCGGCGAATGTGGCCTTCAGGGCACACGCCCCGCGGAAATCCTCAAGCTGTGGCTCGGTCTACGGCAGCTGGGCCGTGATGGGATCGAAAGCCTTTTGCAGGGAGCCCTCGACCGCCGTGCTGAGCTGCAACGTCAGCTCTCGGTCTTGCCCTTGACGCTGCGAAGTGGCCCGCTGCATCTGCTCGCCTTCACGCCATCACACCTCGAGGCCCACGAGGCCGAAGCGTGGTCCGTTCAGACCCGGCAGCGCCTGCTGGAGCAGCAGCTCATGCTCTCCCGCCCCTTCTATGCGGGACGGCACCACCTCAAAGCGGTGCTGGGCAATCCCAACACCCGCTCCACTGACCTAGCGGCAGTGGCTTCGGTCATCCAAGACTCCCTTCTGCCATGA